GCGACATAATCCACTTGAGGGGTTGTGACACCACATTTGCAGAAATAATAACCGCAACCTGAAATGATTTCTTTTACGGCAATTTCAGCACCGCAAACACATTCTTTCATTCCAATAGAATCCGGAAGCTCGTCAACGCCGAAAGTTATAACTTCACCTTTGAAATCCATCTCTCTTAAAAGGCCCATTATTGTTGGGTCATGGCCATTGACAATAAGTTGACCTAATTTCAACTCCTTTATGAATTCCGCTTTAACATTGGCATAATCCATAAAGCTTCCAAGGTCATTCAAATGATCTGGAGTGATGTTTGTTATTAAACCTGCAGACATGTAAGTATTCTTAACTATTCTGCCAACCGTGCCCGGAACGCCAAAGGTTCCAACCTCCAATATTCCAACATCACCATTTAATCTTGATTGAAGTATAGGAATAAACTCTGCATTGCCTTGCATGCCATCCAGATCATGTTCACAAGGTTTAATTCCATTATCATAAGCAATCTTTTTAAGCAGGGTGGTTGTGGTTGTTTTACCATTGGTACCGGTTATTCCAAATACAGGTTTGTCTGGCCTAATCATGTCAATTACATCAGTCAGCTCCAAAATCGGTTTATCGCAATTTTTTAATATGTCGGCATCTTTGGATAAGCTTGCAGGAGGAATTACATAATCCGCCCTTTCAAAAAATTTATCAGGAGTCTGGCCATAATAGACATCAATGTCATAACCTTCTAAAGCTTTTGCAAATCTGCAATCTTTTTTAAATGATAAGTCTGTTCCTATAACATCAAAGCCTCTTTGCTTAAGAATTCTAGCTATTAAATTACCATTTGCTCCGCAAACACCAATAACTCCGAAGGTTTTATTTTTATACATACTTCTTACTTCCTTTCTCTAATCCTTTCATTATCTTTTCAACAGTAGTTAGCCTATCATAAGCTATAAGTGGCCCCATATGTAAAATTATATCTCCAGGCTCAGAATACTTAAATGTGAGTTCAGCTGCTTTTTCGATTGTCTCAACAGCTATTTTCTCAATATTTGGATTTGAAATTGCATCCAATATCTCCTGAGCAGCCTCCATTTCTACTTCCTGTATTACTTCATTAAATCCGCTTGCTATAACAACCTTAATGTCATAGTTACTTACCAATTCACCGACTTCGGCCTTGTCTCTTACAGATAACGTGTCAAAATGATCTAGGAATAAAACAACGCTTTCATCTTTAAAATAATCCAAAGTTATTTTCATTCCATCATATAAAAATGCAGAATCAAGTATCACTTTTCTGCCATTATAATCACCAACGTCCTCCATATGAGCAGGCAATCCTTTAAATTCTGTTAATGCATCAATAATATCTTCTTTTTTAACTCCATATGTTAATGCAACAGCAGAAGCCGCAACAGAATTCTCAAAGAAATAGCTCATCATATAAAATGGAGTGGTAAATTCATCTTCACCATAACTAATTGTTAATGATTTATCCCCAACAGTTCCCCTAAAGTCAACATCTTCATCCAATGCATAAAACAGGGCATCATCTCTTACCTTTTCAATGATGTCCCGGCAGGAATCATTTGCGATAAACATTTCACTCATGGCCTGTAAAACCAATTTACGCTGCTGGTATCTTTCCAGTGATCCTCCAAACTCGGACAAGTGGTCTTCAGCAATGTTTGTTAAAAGACCAATTTTAATGTCTAACCTATTCAAAAGACCAATGGTTCCATGAGGAAGTTCAAAAATAGCTATATCACACTCTTGAGCTTTACCCTTAACGATTCCATCGATGATAGCTTCTGAAACCAAATTATTTACAAGGGATGAACAGGACCATACATTATATCCTGCCTGTTTGAATAAACTGGTTGTAATAAAAGTAGTAGTAGTTTTTCCCATGGTTCCAGTAATCCCAATTATGTCAACTGGAATTAAGTCGTTTACTATTTTAGAGAATTCTTCATTAGTTAAAACTTTTAAGTCTGAGTTTCTGATTTTTTGAGCTATCGGAGCAGAATCCGGCAATGTAGGAGGTGCATAAACACGATCAAAACCTTCAACAGAAGGGTCTTTATTTGCTAAATCCAGCTTTACACCTTCTTTTTCCATTTCAATTAAACTTCTTTGAAATTCAATTTTAAATTCGGAAATATCCTTCAAATCAGTTACAACAACATCATGCCCTAAATAATTAAGCAATCTTGCAACTGGTCGACTTGCATTTCCAGCACCAACAACTAAATAATTCATGAAAAGTTTTCCTCACAATTTCTGTTGGTATTAATTTATAGATTTTATGTAATTTAAAGGTTAATGAGAAAAAAAGTTTTTTTAAAAAAAGAAATAAGAAAACTTATTCAAATTGAATAAGATTTTCGACATCATTATAAACAACATCAAGTCCACACATTGATGGAACATAATTAGCTGCTTTTGCTGAATTCACACCGATTACCTCAAAGTCCATGTCTTCAATAGGTGCTACAACCATGCAAGTGTCGCATACAACATTTCCACCTGCATTTTCAATTATATCAGTATAGCCCATCCTATCGGCAGTGGCTTTTACGCTAACAGAAGTGCAAATCCATAATTTATTCTTAATGGTTTTTCCTTGTACAATACTGGCTACTTGTTTAATTTCTTCAAGTGATGCATGAGGACAACCCAAGCAAATTAAATCAGGTTCCCTATCAGTTGTAGTTAGTTTTTGACGAGTGTCAGCAATCTCTTTTTCGGAAATGAACATTATATCTTCAACATCCTCTTCACCGGCCAATTCCGCTTCAGGAGTTACATTTTCAATGTGATAGAGCGCAACTGAACCTGATGAAGCAAGTGCAGCTCCAAGAGTTTTTAAATCATTGTTGTTTGGAATGTTTTGAAGTTTAAAATAAGGAACTCCTCCTCCAACAACCTTACCGATAATATAACCTAAAGCTCCAAAATCGGCGCCCCTTAATTCGGTTGAAACATTGACAACCAAATTCGCTTTTCTATTTTGAGGCAGGTGAAATCCATATAATGGAGTTTTTCCAACAATTGCTGCTGCAAGTGCTGCAGGACCTCCTTCACGGTTAGTCCTAGCCCCAATTACTGAATTAACATAAGCAACAGCAGATGATTCAGACCAAGAAACATGGTCTCTGAATCTTGGGACATTACCTACAAGATATGGTGTACAGGTACAAGTTTTAGAAATCCCAAGTTTTGCATATGCATCAACTATCTGATTCTGTTTGATTGAAAAATCACGAGGAAAACCTAGGCTTTCCCAGTTATCCAAATCAGTTCCCGGAGGATTTAAAGATGCATTTACACTAGCTTTACCGCTTCCATCACTGGCCAAATCTTCAAGATATTCCAAACCGGCATCTCCGATAGTCTTATAAGAAACGCCAGATACCTGTGCAGAAGTAATGTCAACTAGTTTAGAAGCCCCATAGATATCGCCTAGTGCAACAAGGATATCCATACTTTTCCTAATAGTTTCTCCGAATTCTCCATCACACATTTGTTGCTCTTCGTTTGTTAAAAACATATTAATCACTACTTAATTGATATTCAACCATTTCATCAACTATGTGTAAGAAATTATCTTTACTTTCATAAGGAATCATAGCACCTGCTGCAATATCATGCCCTCCTCCAGTACCACCGAAATTATTTGAGGAATCTTGCAAAGCACGTCCTAAATTAACACCTTTTGAAACCATTTCTCTTGTTGTTCTGCCAGAAATTTTAATATCGTTGTGAAGTCTTGAAAGTCCAAGTACAGGTTTGGAATTGTCCAATAAGTCTACTGACAATCCAATACTTGCAATAGTGCCCATGACTGATTTCAATACCTTATCTTCACTGTATAAGTATTGTATTGAATTCAATTGTTGAGCGCCTTCTTTTTTAACCCATTCAAGACCTTTAACAATCTGGTCACGATACTGGCGTTGCAATTTTAAAGCTGCATCAAGGGCTTGATCTTTTTCGCCTAAAGCTATGCTTAATCCTAAACCTTGTTTTTTATTCTTACCGCATGCATCAAGAATATAAGAGTATTCCTCCAAATCACGCAGCATTGGAACTTGTTTGGCAACAGTATAACAGTCGCCAAAAATATCAGGATTGATATTGATTAAAGCATCTTTCAGTAAATCCTTTTCTTCATCTTCCAAATCAGTGAATTTGATACCATAAGACAAGTTCATACGTTCCAAAAATTCACGGGCCCCGTCCAAATCTCCACTAATGCCTGGAAGAGGCGGTGAAAAAGTATAAGCTAAAGATTTAAAAATCGGTTCTGTTGATTTTGAAACTATTTTTAAACCTTCATGAATTTCTAAATTACCGCTTTCTATTGCATCATCAAGAATTAATTTATTTACACCAGTGAATCCTTCTTGACCTTGCATATCTCCAAATGCACCAACTAAAGCATAATAAGCCAAATGTTTTTTATCCAAGTCACGAATAGCTAGATAGCTAGAACCTGCACCGGATAAATCCTTACTTCCGTCAATCTCAAAAAGATGGGGATTGATATGGACAACATTGCTATCCGCTTCAGTGTCATTAACTTGATGGTGGTCTGCAACTATAACGTCATGCTTATAGGTGTTGAATTCCTTAATGAAAGGACTTCCCATATCTGAAAATATAAATAAACCATACTTCTCACTTCTAAGCTGATTTACCATGTCCTCTTTAAGACGTGGGACGATTGTTGTGTGGAATTGAACATTCTCTTCAGCCAAAGCATTAGCTATAACAGCTGCTGCAGAAATTCCATCCGCATCGTTATGAGAAATTATTCTGATAACAGCATCATTTTCAATATGCTCCTTGAGCATATCAGTAGCTTCACTAGCCCTATTTAACAAGGAGTGCTGCTTCTTTTGGATTATATCTCCAACCTTCTGGTAATTTACCTTCACTTACATAGTAAGAAGATAACCTTCTGATTCTGGATTCAATGATGGTTAAACCTCTTTTAGAGTGTAAGTCCTTAGGGTTTTCTTCTAAGTGGTCTCTGATGTTTACTGCTCTTTTGATTAAGTTTAATAAATCTTCAGGATAGTCTCCAGCTTGACCGTTTCTTTCTAAAATTTCGGTGATTCTTTCACCGGTTACGTCTTTAACAGAAGGAATTCCATATTGGTCTCTTAATACAATACCTATTTCAGAAGTACTTTTACCTTCTCTGTTAAATTTTAAAATCATTTCTTCAATTTCTTTATCACTGTAAGTTACCCATTCTGGTCTTGCCATAATATAAACCTCTTTAAATTTTTTAAATCTTAAATAAGCCCAATTAAGTATGTATTAGAAAAATAATGTTATTCCTGACTGGAATACCATTTAATAAACTTTTCTAAAGAATTTTTTCTATGTGAAAATTGGTTTTTTTCATCAGTTGTAAGTTCTCCAAATGTCTTATTCAGACTAGGAACATAAAAAATAGGATCAAAAGCAAACCCTAAATCTCCTTTTTCTTCAACTGCGATTTCACCTGACACCTTGCCTAAAAAGATCTTGGGCTCAGAATTGGGGGCACAGTACCCAATAACTGACCTGAATTCGGCATAACGGTCATCAGAATCTGCTAATAACTTTAAAATTCCTTGATTTCCAATAGTATCTTGAACATAATGAGAATATGTTCCTGGAAATCCATTTAAAGCTTTAATGAATAAACCAGCATCTTCAACAATCACAGGACAGTCAAGTTCATGACAAGCATAT
This sequence is a window from Methanobrevibacter sp.. Protein-coding genes within it:
- a CDS encoding XTP/dITP diphosphatase encodes the protein MITFITGNEHKVKEAENIFKDYDINLKHIDLGYEEPQGTLEEVAISGAKYACHELDCPVIVEDAGLFIKALNGFPGTYSHYVQDTIGNQGILKLLADSDDRYAEFRSVIGYCAPNSEPKIFLGKVSGEIAVEEKGDLGFAFDPIFYVPSLNKTFGELTTDEKNQFSHRKNSLEKFIKWYSSQE
- a CDS encoding Mur ligase family protein; the protein is MNYLVVGAGNASRPVARLLNYLGHDVVVTDLKDISEFKIEFQRSLIEMEKEGVKLDLANKDPSVEGFDRVYAPPTLPDSAPIAQKIRNSDLKVLTNEEFSKIVNDLIPVDIIGITGTMGKTTTTFITTSLFKQAGYNVWSCSSLVNNLVSEAIIDGIVKGKAQECDIAIFELPHGTIGLLNRLDIKIGLLTNIAEDHLSEFGGSLERYQQRKLVLQAMSEMFIANDSCRDIIEKVRDDALFYALDEDVDFRGTVGDKSLTISYGEDEFTTPFYMMSYFFENSVAASAVALTYGVKKEDIIDALTEFKGLPAHMEDVGDYNGRKVILDSAFLYDGMKITLDYFKDESVVLFLDHFDTLSVRDKAEVGELVSNYDIKVVIASGFNEVIQEVEMEAAQEILDAISNPNIEKIAVETIEKAAELTFKYSEPGDIILHMGPLIAYDRLTTVEKIMKGLEKGSKKYV
- a CDS encoding 30S ribosomal protein S15 codes for the protein MARPEWVTYSDKEIEEMILKFNREGKSTSEIGIVLRDQYGIPSVKDVTGERITEILERNGQAGDYPEDLLNLIKRAVNIRDHLEENPKDLHSKRGLTIIESRIRRLSSYYVSEGKLPEGWRYNPKEAALLVK
- a CDS encoding Mur ligase family protein produces the protein MYKNKTFGVIGVCGANGNLIARILKQRGFDVIGTDLSFKKDCRFAKALEGYDIDVYYGQTPDKFFERADYVIPPASLSKDADILKNCDKPILELTDVIDMIRPDKPVFGITGTNGKTTTTTLLKKIAYDNGIKPCEHDLDGMQGNAEFIPILQSRLNGDVGILEVGTFGVPGTVGRIVKNTYMSAGLITNITPDHLNDLGSFMDYANVKAEFIKELKLGQLIVNGHDPTIMGLLREMDFKGEVITFGVDELPDSIGMKECVCGAEIAVKEIISGCGYYFCKCGVTTPQVDYVATNVDLANRTFDLHTPTEKLTVKMGVDGLHNVYNLTGVIIAAHKFLDLSYDKILPSIASFTGVSGRMEEVGEIKGKDIFVDYAHNPAGVETVLKEFKKLHGDFTTVITVSSESGYKGDLDIFNSVLKFSKFIVPASTASQKIASEKLTENPKLNDRIFLNYIGDFKKEGTLGASRDEVKEGLKKALNLDCEMVVAIGEAATKFKDVVFEL
- a CDS encoding aconitase X catalytic domain-containing protein, with product MFLTNEEQQMCDGEFGETIRKSMDILVALGDIYGASKLVDITSAQVSGVSYKTIGDAGLEYLEDLASDGSGKASVNASLNPPGTDLDNWESLGFPRDFSIKQNQIVDAYAKLGISKTCTCTPYLVGNVPRFRDHVSWSESSAVAYVNSVIGARTNREGGPAALAAAIVGKTPLYGFHLPQNRKANLVVNVSTELRGADFGALGYIIGKVVGGGVPYFKLQNIPNNNDLKTLGAALASSGSVALYHIENVTPEAELAGEEDVEDIMFISEKEIADTRQKLTTTDREPDLICLGCPHASLEEIKQVASIVQGKTIKNKLWICTSVSVKATADRMGYTDIIENAGGNVVCDTCMVVAPIEDMDFEVIGVNSAKAANYVPSMCGLDVVYNDVENLIQFE
- a CDS encoding DHH family phosphoesterase — encoded protein: MLNRASEATDMLKEHIENDAVIRIISHNDADGISAAAVIANALAEENVQFHTTIVPRLKEDMVNQLRSEKYGLFIFSDMGSPFIKEFNTYKHDVIVADHHQVNDTEADSNVVHINPHLFEIDGSKDLSGAGSSYLAIRDLDKKHLAYYALVGAFGDMQGQEGFTGVNKLILDDAIESGNLEIHEGLKIVSKSTEPIFKSLAYTFSPPLPGISGDLDGAREFLERMNLSYGIKFTDLEDEEKDLLKDALININPDIFGDCYTVAKQVPMLRDLEEYSYILDACGKNKKQGLGLSIALGEKDQALDAALKLQRQYRDQIVKGLEWVKKEGAQQLNSIQYLYSEDKVLKSVMGTIASIGLSVDLLDNSKPVLGLSRLHNDIKISGRTTREMVSKGVNLGRALQDSSNNFGGTGGGHDIAAGAMIPYESKDNFLHIVDEMVEYQLSSD